A stretch of the Anaeromyxobacter sp. genome encodes the following:
- a CDS encoding HDOD domain-containing protein, whose product MSLAQATQAALAAAADSVGGLDRHDVVVRLQRTFGAPGYQPPMLPEVALEVMQLSQRPNVKFEEVVTLLQKDAVLAGRVLCIAQSSAYAARSPIQTLHQASVRLGLTAMRDVVLEAAIHLKVFRVPGYEAAMERLARHSAAVAHVMRAVCRRTNVEAEYAFLCGLLHDVGFAASLLALCDDPGWRRASFEALAPVLDEVHEEASGLLARLWKLPEGIQRMVATHHEPAPGGKVELVNATLIVAEQLCWEAGAGLEPPPQDATAFSMTTPEPPIEGVDVNWSGLVDEARRHLRLDDLALAAARAEAFQIVERLGGAAPAPARPAARRA is encoded by the coding sequence ATGTCCCTCGCCCAGGCCACCCAGGCCGCCCTCGCCGCCGCCGCCGACTCGGTGGGCGGGCTCGACCGGCACGACGTGGTGGTGCGCCTGCAGCGCACCTTCGGCGCCCCCGGCTACCAGCCGCCCATGCTGCCGGAGGTGGCGCTCGAGGTGATGCAGCTGTCGCAGCGGCCGAACGTGAAGTTCGAGGAGGTGGTGACGCTGCTGCAGAAGGACGCGGTGCTGGCCGGCCGGGTCCTCTGCATCGCCCAGTCCTCCGCCTACGCCGCCCGCTCGCCCATCCAGACCCTGCACCAGGCCTCGGTGCGCCTCGGCCTCACCGCCATGCGCGACGTGGTGCTGGAGGCGGCCATCCACCTGAAGGTCTTCCGCGTCCCGGGCTACGAGGCGGCCATGGAGCGGCTGGCCCGCCACTCGGCGGCGGTGGCCCACGTCATGCGCGCCGTCTGCCGGCGCACCAACGTGGAGGCCGAGTACGCCTTCCTGTGCGGCCTGCTGCACGACGTGGGCTTCGCCGCCTCGCTGCTGGCGCTGTGCGACGACCCGGGCTGGCGCCGGGCCTCCTTCGAGGCGCTGGCGCCGGTGCTCGACGAGGTGCACGAGGAGGCCTCCGGCCTGCTGGCGCGGCTCTGGAAGCTGCCGGAGGGGATCCAGCGCATGGTGGCCACGCACCACGAGCCGGCGCCCGGCGGGAAGGTGGAGCTGGTCAACGCCACGCTCATCGTGGCGGAGCAGCTCTGCTGGGAGGCCGGCGCCGGCCTCGAGCCGCCGCCGCAGGACGCCACCGCCTTCTCCATGACCACGCCCGAGCCGCCCATCGAAGGGGTGGACGTCAACTGGAGCGGGCTGGTGGACGAGGCGCGCCGCCACCTGCGGCTCGACGACCTG